One Microbacterium sp. No. 7 genomic window carries:
- a CDS encoding ComF family protein: MPMPPSVAAALAEALSLVLPSWCAGCDAPGAAVCDACRAALAPRPRRRELAGGLVVASALPFDGAVARAVRALKEEGRTELARPLGTALDAALRTIAPAGDVAVVAVPSSRAGMRRRGYAPAALIARAAGRRPLGLLRVAGRAGDQRGLSREERRRNVEGTLRARPCAGVRVVLVDDVVTTGATLVEAARALRAAGAIVVGAATVAATPRRAL, encoded by the coding sequence CGTCGCCGCGGCGCTCGCCGAGGCCCTGTCGCTCGTCCTCCCCTCCTGGTGCGCGGGGTGCGATGCGCCCGGCGCGGCCGTGTGCGACGCGTGCCGTGCCGCCCTCGCGCCGCGCCCGAGGCGTCGCGAGCTCGCCGGCGGCCTCGTGGTCGCGAGCGCGCTGCCGTTCGACGGGGCCGTCGCCCGCGCCGTGCGCGCGCTGAAGGAGGAGGGGCGCACGGAGCTCGCTCGGCCGCTCGGAACGGCGCTCGACGCGGCGCTCCGCACGATCGCGCCCGCGGGCGACGTCGCGGTCGTCGCGGTGCCCTCGTCGCGCGCGGGCATGCGCCGCCGCGGATACGCGCCCGCCGCGCTGATCGCCCGCGCCGCGGGCCGCCGCCCGCTCGGGCTGCTGCGCGTCGCCGGCCGGGCCGGCGACCAGCGCGGGCTGTCGCGCGAGGAGCGCCGCCGCAACGTCGAGGGGACGCTGCGCGCGCGGCCTTGCGCGGGGGTGCGCGTGGTGCTCGTCGACGACGTCGTGACGACGGGTGCGACCCTCGTCGAGGCCGCGCGGGCGCTGCGTGCCGCGGGGGCGATCGTCGTCGGCGCGGCCACCGTCGCGGCCACTCCGCGCCGCGCTCTATGA
- the hpf gene encoding ribosome hibernation-promoting factor, HPF/YfiA family produces the protein METSIVGVGVSISDRFRTVAEEKSTRVEHLAPRAQRLDIKVTHRAYRNGSREEETVELTLTGKGPVIRAEATDHDKFAALDQAVDKLSEQIRRAKEKRVDARNNPRGAKFEKGTGSLAGIDVQPAPLDVVQAVATGTIPIVSQAEDDEDYTPVVIRTKEFDAEWMTVEEAVDRMELVGHDFFLFIDARTDFPSVVYRRKGWDYGHIALSAVAPPAAELAS, from the coding sequence ATGGAAACCAGCATCGTCGGCGTCGGAGTGAGCATCTCCGACCGCTTCCGCACGGTTGCAGAAGAGAAGTCCACCCGTGTCGAGCACCTCGCGCCCCGCGCGCAGCGGCTCGACATCAAGGTGACGCACCGTGCGTACCGCAATGGCAGTCGTGAGGAAGAGACGGTCGAGCTCACCCTCACCGGCAAGGGGCCCGTGATCCGGGCCGAGGCCACCGATCACGACAAGTTCGCCGCTCTCGACCAGGCCGTCGACAAGCTGTCGGAGCAGATCCGTCGCGCGAAGGAGAAGCGCGTCGACGCCCGCAACAACCCGCGCGGCGCCAAGTTCGAGAAGGGCACGGGATCGCTCGCCGGCATCGACGTGCAGCCCGCCCCGCTCGACGTCGTGCAGGCCGTCGCGACCGGCACGATCCCGATCGTCTCGCAGGCCGAGGACGACGAGGACTACACGCCCGTCGTCATCCGCACGAAGGAGTTCGACGCGGAGTGGATGACCGTCGAGGAGGCCGTCGACCGCATGGAGCTGGTCGGGCACGACTTCTTCCTCTTCATCGACGCCCGCACCGACTTCCCCAGCGTCGTCTACCGCCGCAAGGGCTGGGACTACGGCCACATCGCGCTCAGCGCGGTCGCGCCGCCCGCGGCGGAGCTCGCGTCCTGA